One Nocardia sp. BMG111209 DNA segment encodes these proteins:
- a CDS encoding ABC-2 family transporter protein produces the protein MRARPDVYFRLVEAGFRRQWHYRLAMFAGMFTNVVFGLVRASVMLAAVRTSAGFGGYTPDSIGAYVWLSQGLLGALGVMGPPLDLVERIRNGDVAIDFLRPIDIQFCYLAGDLGRAACTLLLRGLPSVAAGMLFLQLEPPHAILPYLLGAISVVLAVSISFLLLFAVALAGFWLVETRGIRLLYQIVATFLAGLFVPVHLFPGWLRTLANLSPFPSQLQGPIDVLSGHATGGEAAGILVVQILWVIAALAIGRVLLRAGRRKLEVQGG, from the coding sequence GTGCGCGCACGACCCGACGTCTACTTTCGGTTGGTCGAAGCAGGTTTCCGCAGGCAATGGCACTATCGCCTGGCGATGTTCGCGGGGATGTTCACCAATGTGGTGTTCGGTCTGGTCCGCGCGTCGGTGATGCTGGCCGCGGTGCGGACCTCCGCCGGATTCGGCGGGTACACCCCCGATTCGATCGGCGCGTACGTCTGGCTGTCGCAGGGTCTGCTCGGCGCGCTCGGCGTGATGGGCCCGCCGCTGGATCTGGTCGAGCGGATCCGCAACGGCGACGTGGCCATCGACTTCCTGCGCCCGATCGACATCCAATTCTGCTATCTGGCCGGTGATCTCGGCCGGGCCGCCTGCACGCTGCTGCTGCGCGGGCTGCCGAGTGTGGCCGCGGGCATGCTGTTCCTGCAACTGGAGCCGCCGCACGCCATCCTGCCGTACCTGCTCGGTGCGATCAGTGTCGTACTGGCGGTGAGCATTTCGTTCCTCCTGCTGTTCGCCGTCGCACTGGCCGGATTCTGGCTGGTGGAGACCCGGGGCATCCGGTTGCTCTACCAGATCGTCGCGACATTCCTGGCGGGACTTTTCGTTCCCGTCCACCTGTTTCCCGGCTGGCTGCGTACACTGGCGAACCTCAGCCCGTTCCCGTCCCAGCTACAGGGACCGATCGACGTGCTGTCCGGGCATGCCACCGGGGGAGAGGCTGCGGGAATTCTTGTCGTACAGATTCTCTGGGTGATCGCCGCCCTCGCCATCGGCCGCGTTCTGTTGCGCGCCGGCCGCCGGAAGCTGGAGGTGCAGGGTGGGTGA
- a CDS encoding response regulator transcription factor: protein MCRVPTSSTNTQTERTVMRRADGSPISVLVVDDEPMLAEMLCMALRYEGWESASAGDGRSAISKARDLRPDVVVLDVMLPDMTGLDVLLRLRKHIPHLPVLLLTAKDSVEDRIAGLTAGGDDYVTKPFSIEEVVLRLRALLRRTGISGRDAGAQLVVGDLVLDEDSHEVTRDGEPIQLTSTEFELLRFFMRNPKRVLSKAQILDRVWSYDFGGRSNIVELYVSYLRKKIDNGREPMIHTLRGSGYVLKPAG from the coding sequence ATGTGCCGGGTGCCCACGAGCAGTACCAATACCCAGACCGAACGAACCGTGATGCGCCGCGCCGACGGTAGCCCGATCAGTGTTCTCGTCGTCGACGACGAGCCCATGCTGGCGGAGATGTTGTGCATGGCATTGCGGTACGAGGGCTGGGAGTCCGCGAGCGCCGGTGACGGACGATCGGCGATCTCGAAGGCCCGGGATCTGCGGCCCGACGTCGTGGTGCTGGATGTCATGCTGCCGGATATGACCGGGCTGGATGTGCTGCTGCGGTTGCGCAAGCACATCCCGCATCTGCCGGTGCTGCTGCTCACCGCCAAGGATTCGGTCGAGGACCGGATCGCTGGGCTGACCGCGGGCGGCGACGACTACGTCACCAAGCCGTTCAGCATCGAGGAGGTCGTGCTGCGGCTGCGGGCGTTGCTGCGGCGGACCGGCATCAGCGGCCGCGACGCCGGCGCGCAACTCGTGGTCGGCGATCTGGTGCTGGACGAGGACAGTCACGAGGTGACCCGCGACGGTGAGCCGATCCAGCTCACCTCCACCGAATTCGAACTGCTGCGATTCTTCATGCGCAATCCGAAGCGGGTGCTCAGCAAGGCTCAGATCCTGGACCGGGTGTGGAGTTACGACTTCGGTGGCCGCTCGAACATCGTGGAGTTGTATGTGTCCTATCTACGCAAGAAGATCGACAACGGCCGCGAGCCGATGATCCACACGCTGCGCGGATCCGGCTATGTGCTCAAGCCGGCCGGCTGA
- a CDS encoding ATP-binding cassette domain-containing protein translates to MSEPLLHITGLNKSFGAVHVLHDVEFTAPAGEVTALVGDNGAGKSTLVKCIAGIHPADSGTIRFNGADVQMRGPKDAAELGIEVVYQDLALADNLDIVQNMFLGRERGKPWFLDEAGMEDAARRTLASLAVRTVKSVRTPVSALSGGQRQTVAIAKAVLWNSNLVLLDEPTAALGVAQTRQVLDLVRRLAEQGLGVVLISHNLADVFEVADRIAVLYLGRMAAQVRTADVTQNQVVELITAGRSGELGLARPESAVL, encoded by the coding sequence ATGAGCGAACCGCTGCTGCACATCACCGGGCTGAACAAGAGCTTCGGTGCCGTCCATGTCCTGCACGATGTCGAATTCACCGCTCCCGCAGGGGAAGTCACCGCACTGGTGGGTGACAACGGCGCCGGCAAGTCGACCCTGGTGAAATGTATCGCCGGAATCCATCCGGCCGATTCGGGCACCATCCGGTTCAACGGGGCCGACGTGCAGATGCGCGGGCCGAAGGACGCGGCGGAGCTGGGTATCGAGGTCGTCTACCAGGATCTGGCCCTGGCCGACAACCTCGACATCGTGCAGAACATGTTCCTCGGCCGGGAACGCGGCAAGCCGTGGTTCCTGGACGAGGCCGGCATGGAGGACGCGGCCCGGCGCACCCTCGCCTCGCTGGCGGTGCGCACGGTGAAATCCGTGCGCACGCCGGTGTCCGCACTGTCGGGCGGACAACGGCAGACCGTCGCGATCGCGAAAGCCGTGCTGTGGAACAGCAATCTGGTACTCCTCGACGAGCCGACCGCGGCGCTGGGCGTCGCCCAGACCCGGCAGGTGCTGGATCTGGTCCGGCGGCTGGCCGAACAGGGCCTGGGCGTGGTGCTGATCAGCCACAACCTGGCCGACGTGTTCGAGGTCGCCGACCGGATCGCGGTGCTGTACCTGGGGCGGATGGCGGCGCAGGTGCGCACCGCCGACGTCACCCAGAACCAGGTCGTGGAACTGATCACCGCGGGCCGCTCGGGCGAACTGGGCCTGGCCCGGCCCGAGTCCGCGGTGCTCTAG
- a CDS encoding sugar ABC transporter substrate-binding protein, with protein sequence MRTKALGAVAVALAGLLTLAACGSNSSSGSSSSTGGSGGGGGNGTVGVILPETATSARWEGFDRPMLQKAFKAQGFDADIQNAQGDVQKFSTLADGMIAKGVKVLVIASINSEVGTAVANKAKKAGIPTIDYDRLNLGGSSDYYVSFDNVGVGQLQGQGLATALKDKPGAQVIEIEGAPTDNNATLFHDGQEKVLKPLYDSGALKLVHSQPIDEWDNQKGGQVFEQLLTGNGGKVDGVVAANDGLAGAIITVLKKNGLNGKVPVTGQDATADGLKAILRGDQYMTVFKPIQDEADAAAKLASALVKGDKASADALATAVSKDTKGNRDVKSVLLTPHLVTKAEVKQVVDQGYIKASDLCSGDVSAACGQLGIS encoded by the coding sequence ATGAGGACGAAAGCGCTCGGCGCCGTTGCCGTGGCCCTGGCCGGTCTGCTGACCCTGGCCGCGTGTGGTTCCAACTCCTCTTCCGGTAGCAGCTCCTCGACCGGTGGTTCCGGGGGTGGGGGCGGGAACGGCACCGTCGGTGTCATCCTGCCCGAGACCGCCACCTCGGCCCGCTGGGAGGGCTTCGACCGGCCGATGCTGCAGAAGGCGTTCAAGGCCCAGGGCTTCGACGCCGACATCCAGAACGCGCAGGGCGATGTGCAGAAGTTCAGCACCCTCGCCGACGGCATGATCGCCAAGGGGGTGAAGGTGCTGGTCATCGCGTCCATCAACAGCGAGGTCGGCACCGCCGTCGCCAACAAGGCGAAGAAGGCCGGTATCCCGACCATCGACTACGACCGGCTCAACCTCGGCGGTTCGTCGGACTACTACGTGTCCTTCGACAACGTCGGCGTCGGCCAGTTGCAGGGCCAGGGCCTGGCCACCGCGCTGAAGGACAAGCCCGGCGCGCAGGTGATCGAGATCGAGGGTGCCCCCACCGACAACAACGCCACCCTGTTCCACGACGGCCAGGAGAAGGTGCTCAAGCCGCTCTACGATTCCGGCGCGCTGAAGCTGGTGCACAGCCAGCCGATCGACGAGTGGGACAACCAGAAGGGCGGCCAGGTCTTCGAACAGCTGCTCACCGGTAACGGCGGCAAGGTCGACGGCGTCGTGGCGGCCAACGACGGCCTCGCCGGCGCCATCATCACCGTGCTGAAGAAGAACGGCCTGAACGGCAAGGTGCCGGTCACCGGTCAGGATGCCACCGCCGACGGCCTCAAGGCGATCCTGCGCGGCGACCAGTACATGACGGTGTTCAAGCCGATCCAGGACGAGGCCGACGCCGCCGCCAAGCTCGCGTCCGCACTGGTCAAGGGCGACAAGGCGAGCGCCGACGCGCTGGCCACCGCCGTCAGCAAGGACACCAAGGGCAACCGGGACGTGAAGTCGGTGCTGCTGACCCCGCACCTGGTCACCAAGGCCGAGGTCAAGCAGGTCGTCGACCAGGGCTACATCAAGGCGTCCGATCTGTGCTCCGGCGATGTGTCGGCGGCCTGCGGTCAGCTCGGGATCTCCTGA
- the ectB gene encoding diaminobutyrate--2-oxoglutarate transaminase: protein MTTVFEALESNVRSYCRAWPTVFDTARGAWLRDENGREYLDFFAGAGSLNYGHNNPVLKSALLEYLSRDGITHALDMSTTAKRDLLAALRDLVLVPRGLDYKVQFPGPTGANAVEAALKLARKVTGRTAIWNFTNSFHGVSLGALAVTGNAAKRAAAGVPLAHAVPMPYDGYLGGDPGAGPAWMRRVLDDSASGLDKPAAVIVETVQGEGGVNVASGQWLRALAELCSARGILLIVDDVQMGCGRTGPFFSFETAGITPDIVVLSKSIGGYGLPMALVLLRPEWDQWAPGEHNGTFRGNNPAFVTARVALEHYWSGDGLTASTLALGERVRRALDDLAARYPGVSARGRGLVHGLAFTDVSVAGKVSRLAFDRGLLVETSGPDDEVVKLLPPLTVTEDELAHGLTLLAEVVDEICAGSPAVSDVVATGFTGCS, encoded by the coding sequence ATGACCACAGTCTTCGAAGCACTCGAATCGAACGTGCGCAGTTACTGCCGGGCGTGGCCGACGGTCTTCGACACCGCCCGCGGCGCCTGGCTGCGCGACGAGAACGGCCGGGAATACCTGGACTTCTTCGCCGGCGCGGGTTCGCTCAACTACGGCCACAACAACCCGGTGCTGAAATCGGCTCTGCTGGAGTACTTGTCGCGCGACGGCATCACCCACGCGCTGGACATGAGCACCACCGCGAAACGCGATCTGCTGGCCGCGCTGCGCGATCTCGTGCTGGTGCCGCGGGGTTTGGACTACAAGGTGCAGTTCCCCGGGCCGACCGGGGCGAATGCGGTCGAGGCCGCACTCAAGCTGGCGCGCAAGGTCACCGGCCGCACCGCGATCTGGAACTTCACCAATTCCTTCCACGGCGTGAGCCTCGGCGCGCTCGCGGTCACCGGCAACGCCGCCAAGCGCGCCGCCGCCGGCGTACCGCTCGCCCACGCGGTGCCGATGCCCTACGACGGGTACCTCGGCGGCGATCCCGGCGCGGGCCCGGCCTGGATGCGGCGGGTGCTCGACGATTCCGCCTCCGGGCTGGACAAGCCCGCGGCGGTGATCGTGGAGACCGTCCAGGGGGAGGGCGGGGTGAACGTGGCGAGCGGGCAGTGGCTGCGCGCGCTCGCCGAATTGTGTTCCGCCCGAGGCATTCTGCTCATCGTTGACGATGTGCAGATGGGGTGCGGGCGGACCGGTCCGTTCTTCTCCTTCGAGACCGCCGGGATCACCCCCGACATCGTCGTGCTGTCCAAGTCGATCGGCGGCTACGGGCTGCCGATGGCGCTGGTGCTGCTGCGGCCGGAATGGGACCAGTGGGCGCCCGGCGAGCACAACGGCACCTTCCGTGGCAACAATCCGGCATTCGTCACCGCCCGCGTCGCGCTCGAGCACTACTGGTCCGGCGACGGCCTGACCGCGTCGACCCTGGCGCTGGGGGAGCGGGTGCGGCGCGCGCTCGACGATCTGGCCGCGCGGTACCCGGGGGTGTCGGCGCGTGGCCGCGGGCTGGTGCACGGGCTGGCCTTCACGGACGTGTCCGTGGCGGGCAAGGTTTCGCGGCTGGCCTTCGACCGGGGGTTGCTGGTGGAGACCTCCGGGCCCGACGACGAGGTCGTGAAACTGCTGCCGCCGCTGACCGTCACCGAGGACGAACTCGCCCACGGCCTGACCCTGCTCGCCGAGGTGGTGGACGAGATCTGCGCGGGGTCACCGGCGGTGAGCGACGTCGTGGCGACGGGGTTCACAGGCTGCAGCTAG
- a CDS encoding ABC transporter permease produces the protein MGESAAAPYGNWFTPYGAVLRSRMRSQRAYPLSFAADMLSSLLVGAVEFAEVWVIYHNVRILGGLDMKGMLLLFGLSNLSFAIAQIAVGHTDTLPTYIRLGTLDAFHLRPQPLLLQLITSDISLRRLTRAAVAAAVLSAGLAENDIHWTVSKFALLAVSLPAGVASFAGLFVAAAGLQFFLIDGAELTNSFTYGGSFAAQQPTSVFGLPLAILFGFAVPVAFIAYLPTIAVLGLRGPDWLPAGLAWASPGAALWIWAFALTFWQLGVRHYQGGGG, from the coding sequence GTGGGTGAGTCGGCGGCGGCACCGTACGGGAACTGGTTCACGCCCTACGGCGCCGTGCTCCGGTCCAGGATGCGGTCCCAGCGGGCCTACCCCCTGTCCTTCGCGGCGGATATGCTCTCGTCGTTGCTGGTCGGCGCCGTCGAATTCGCCGAGGTGTGGGTGATCTACCACAATGTCCGGATCCTCGGCGGGCTGGACATGAAGGGCATGCTGCTGCTGTTCGGGCTGAGCAACCTCAGCTTCGCGATCGCGCAGATCGCGGTCGGCCACACCGACACCCTGCCCACCTACATCCGCCTGGGCACCCTGGACGCCTTCCACCTGCGCCCGCAACCACTGCTGCTGCAACTGATCACCAGCGATATCTCCCTGCGCCGGCTCACCCGGGCCGCGGTCGCCGCGGCGGTCCTCTCCGCCGGTCTCGCCGAGAACGACATCCATTGGACCGTAAGCAAATTCGCTCTCCTGGCGGTCTCCCTGCCGGCCGGGGTCGCGAGTTTCGCCGGATTGTTCGTGGCCGCCGCCGGCCTGCAGTTCTTCCTGATCGACGGCGCCGAACTGACCAACAGCTTCACCTACGGCGGTTCCTTCGCCGCCCAGCAGCCGACCTCGGTATTCGGCCTCCCGCTGGCGATACTGTTCGGATTCGCCGTCCCCGTCGCCTTCATCGCGTATCTGCCCACGATCGCCGTGCTCGGCCTTCGTGGCCCCGATTGGCTGCCCGCCGGACTGGCGTGGGCGTCTCCGGGTGCTGCACTGTGGATCTGGGCTTTTGCACTGACGTTCTGGCAGCTGGGTGTACGGCACTATCAGGGAGGCGGCGGGTGA
- a CDS encoding ROK family transcriptional regulator produces MTVARPDEVRRFNRASLLRLLHTGGPATRAALATELGLNRSTIKMLVDGLAVDGVVEERVPRLAQGAGRPSLLVLPQAQAVVVLAVDVQVEHAGVALVGLGGQILGRNSWNLHGRQRDPEEVVTHVAESAALLVSDLGVRPVAAGISVPGVVRRGDGLVHDASNLGWTQVPFGDRMRTALGIPVVVGNDAEFGALAEYVRGVGRGASDAVFVSADVGVGGGIIAQGGLLRGSAGYLGEIGHMTVNPGGRLCHCGNEGCWETEVGEAALRRTLGLDAMAPRGAIVAEMRRLQRVSDPAGRLGEYLDWLILGLVNVVNILGPELVVLGDLFTTLPDAVVTLAEQEIHRRSMISRAIGGIRIEKSSLGADLKLLGAAEAAFEDVLTAV; encoded by the coding sequence ATGACCGTCGCCCGTCCGGACGAGGTCCGCCGATTCAACCGGGCCAGCCTGCTGCGTCTGCTGCACACGGGTGGCCCGGCGACGCGTGCTGCGCTGGCAACGGAATTGGGCCTGAACCGGTCCACGATCAAGATGCTCGTCGACGGCCTGGCCGTCGACGGGGTGGTGGAGGAGCGGGTGCCGCGGCTGGCGCAGGGCGCGGGCCGGCCCTCGCTGCTGGTACTGCCGCAGGCCCAGGCCGTGGTGGTGCTCGCGGTGGATGTCCAGGTGGAACACGCCGGGGTCGCGCTGGTCGGGCTGGGCGGCCAGATCCTCGGCCGCAACAGCTGGAATCTGCATGGGCGGCAACGGGATCCGGAGGAGGTCGTGACGCATGTGGCCGAATCGGCCGCACTGCTGGTCAGCGATCTGGGAGTGCGCCCGGTGGCGGCGGGCATCTCGGTACCGGGCGTGGTGCGCCGCGGCGACGGACTCGTGCACGACGCGTCGAATCTGGGCTGGACGCAGGTGCCGTTCGGGGATCGGATGCGCACCGCCCTCGGAATACCGGTGGTGGTCGGCAACGACGCCGAATTCGGCGCGCTCGCAGAATATGTCCGCGGCGTCGGTCGCGGCGCCTCGGACGCGGTGTTCGTCTCGGCCGACGTAGGTGTCGGCGGCGGCATCATCGCGCAGGGCGGGCTGTTGCGCGGTTCGGCCGGCTATCTCGGCGAGATCGGCCACATGACCGTGAATCCCGGTGGCCGGCTGTGCCACTGCGGCAACGAGGGCTGCTGGGAGACCGAGGTCGGCGAGGCCGCGCTGCGCCGCACCCTCGGCCTCGACGCGATGGCCCCGCGCGGGGCGATCGTCGCGGAAATGCGCCGGCTGCAACGGGTTTCCGATCCGGCCGGCCGGCTCGGTGAATACCTCGACTGGCTGATCCTGGGACTGGTCAACGTGGTCAACATCCTGGGCCCGGAACTGGTGGTACTCGGCGACCTGTTCACGACGCTGCCCGACGCGGTGGTGACCCTCGCCGAACAGGAGATCCACCGCCGCAGCATGATCAGCCGCGCGATCGGCGGCATCCGCATCGAGAAGTCCAGTCTGGGAGCCGATCTCAAACTGCTCGGCGCGGCGGAAGCGGCCTTCGAGGACGTCCTCACCGCGGTCTGA
- a CDS encoding IclR family transcriptional regulator yields MARYSNGESVLSRLARLFEAFGPETRSSTVSELSERTGIPLPTVSRMVAELVERGWLQRDADRRVWIGVRMWEMVSRAAPMRELSRTAMPFMTELHARIGQHVHLGVREGHEVLIVEQLSAPIAVRSAVSTASRLPLHASAPGLVLLAHAPADVQEAVLAEPLRAYTPHTVTDPRALRMVLSRVRRAGAAYCPGLMDPVATSIAVPLRAADGQVMAALSVVLPNTESATAMVPAVRAAGVRICRALADRRVSELAVMSEDPRPLRTGTL; encoded by the coding sequence ATGGCCAGATATTCCAACGGTGAATCCGTGCTCTCCCGGCTGGCGCGGTTGTTCGAGGCGTTCGGCCCGGAGACCCGGTCGTCGACGGTGTCCGAACTGTCCGAGCGCACCGGCATCCCGCTGCCGACGGTGTCGCGCATGGTCGCCGAACTCGTCGAACGCGGCTGGTTGCAGCGCGACGCCGACCGGCGGGTGTGGATCGGCGTGCGGATGTGGGAGATGGTCAGCCGGGCCGCGCCGATGCGGGAACTGTCCCGCACGGCCATGCCGTTCATGACCGAACTGCACGCCCGCATCGGCCAGCACGTCCATCTCGGCGTGCGCGAGGGGCACGAGGTGCTGATCGTCGAGCAGCTATCCGCGCCGATCGCGGTGCGCAGCGCGGTGTCGACCGCGAGCCGGCTGCCGCTGCACGCGTCCGCGCCGGGCCTGGTGCTGCTCGCGCACGCCCCCGCCGATGTGCAGGAGGCGGTGCTGGCCGAGCCGCTGCGCGCCTACACCCCGCACACCGTCACCGATCCCCGGGCGCTGCGGATGGTGCTGAGCCGGGTGCGCCGGGCCGGCGCGGCCTACTGCCCGGGGTTGATGGATCCCGTCGCGACCTCGATCGCCGTACCGTTGCGGGCCGCGGACGGCCAGGTGATGGCCGCGTTGTCGGTGGTGTTGCCCAATACCGAATCGGCGACGGCGATGGTGCCCGCGGTCCGGGCCGCCGGGGTGCGCATCTGCCGTGCGCTGGCGGATCGCCGGGTCAGCGAGCTGGCGGTGATGTCGGAGGATCCGCGCCCGCTGCGCACGGGCACATTGTGA
- a CDS encoding sugar ABC transporter permease: MTQVSAPGSNADGSPASDTNRSAASDTNRSAAEPAGTDPAQSAIADFGIDTTTVSTAEAVRAYLARVRGGEIGSLPAILGLVVLIVLFSVLSDVFFSLNNIANLLAQGAGQTIIAMGIVYVLLLGEIDLSAGTASGVAGAVLAMHYVDNGNLLSGMGNTVFVVFNALLVLAAVLAGLLRIWPGVAMSLLGVVLTVCGFHANPWIEMLLAVCVGTAIGCITGFLIARIGMPSFVVTLALFLAWQGAILQLIGQGGVLGISSSHVLDEVANGNLSVAASWVLFVVGAGGYATVTLVGHFRRRAKGLVTQPTLLVVLKVSAVGVLAAVATALLSVNRSPSALIRISGVPYVVPLILVLLVVGTYVLNRTTYGRHLYATGGNNEAARRAGINVVRLRASAFAICSGCAAIGAIVYSSKVGSVDPQAGGLNTLLFAVGAAVIGGTSLFGGRGRVADAVIGGAVLAVVSNGLGLLRQPAAVVSIVTGLVLLLAATVDALSRRRAAATGR; encoded by the coding sequence ATGACACAAGTTTCGGCCCCCGGCTCGAACGCCGACGGCTCCCCGGCCTCGGACACCAACCGCTCCGCGGCCTCGGACACCAACCGCTCCGCGGCAGAGCCCGCCGGTACCGATCCGGCCCAGTCCGCGATCGCCGATTTCGGCATCGACACCACCACCGTGTCCACGGCGGAGGCCGTGCGCGCCTATCTCGCCCGCGTGAGGGGCGGTGAGATAGGTTCGCTGCCTGCGATTCTCGGGCTGGTGGTGCTGATCGTGCTGTTCAGCGTGTTGTCGGATGTGTTCTTCTCGCTGAACAACATCGCCAACCTGCTGGCACAGGGCGCGGGCCAGACCATCATCGCGATGGGCATCGTGTACGTCCTGTTGCTCGGCGAGATCGACCTGTCCGCCGGCACCGCGTCCGGCGTGGCCGGCGCGGTGCTGGCCATGCACTACGTCGACAACGGGAATCTGTTGTCGGGCATGGGTAATACGGTCTTCGTCGTCTTCAATGCCCTGCTGGTGCTGGCGGCGGTGCTGGCCGGACTGCTGCGGATCTGGCCGGGTGTGGCGATGTCGCTGCTGGGTGTGGTGCTGACGGTGTGCGGATTCCATGCCAATCCGTGGATCGAGATGCTGCTGGCGGTGTGCGTGGGCACCGCGATCGGCTGTATCACCGGATTCCTCATCGCCCGGATCGGCATGCCGTCGTTCGTGGTGACGCTGGCGCTGTTCCTGGCCTGGCAGGGCGCCATCCTGCAGTTGATCGGCCAGGGCGGCGTGCTGGGGATCAGTTCCTCGCACGTGCTGGACGAGGTGGCCAACGGCAATCTGTCGGTGGCCGCGAGTTGGGTGCTGTTCGTCGTCGGTGCCGGCGGCTACGCGACGGTCACCCTGGTCGGCCACTTCCGCAGGCGGGCAAAGGGTCTGGTGACGCAGCCGACGCTGCTGGTGGTGCTCAAGGTGTCCGCGGTGGGTGTGCTGGCCGCGGTGGCCACGGCGCTGCTGTCGGTGAATCGCTCACCCAGCGCGCTGATCCGGATCTCCGGGGTGCCGTATGTGGTGCCGCTCATCCTGGTGCTGCTCGTGGTGGGCACCTATGTGCTCAACCGGACCACCTACGGCCGGCATCTCTACGCCACCGGCGGCAACAACGAGGCGGCGCGCCGGGCCGGGATCAACGTGGTCCGGTTGCGCGCCAGCGCCTTCGCGATCTGCTCCGGCTGTGCCGCGATCGGCGCCATCGTCTACTCGTCGAAGGTGGGTTCGGTGGATCCGCAGGCCGGCGGGTTGAACACACTGCTGTTCGCGGTCGGCGCGGCGGTGATCGGCGGTACCTCGCTGTTCGGCGGCCGGGGCCGGGTGGCGGACGCGGTCATCGGCGGCGCGGTGCTGGCCGTGGTGTCCAACGGGCTGGGTCTGTTGCGGCAGCCGGCGGCGGTCGTCTCGATCGTCACCGGTCTGGTGTTGTTGCTGGCGGCCACGGTCGACGCGCTGTCCCGGCGGCGGGCGGCGGCCACCGGTCGATGA
- a CDS encoding ATP-binding cassette domain-containing protein: MSFSVESGAAVGYIGANGAGKSTTIKMLTGILVPTAGTVHTCGLEPVRQRRELAGRIGVVFGQRSQLWWDLPLRESFTILAAIHRLEPDGARKRTHELVEQLEMAETLDTPVRQLSLGQRMRAEIAAALLHSPELLILDEPTIGLDVLSKQRLREFLSYERIQRGTTLLLTTHDMGDIERLCERVLVVDHGRLVYDGTLTGLARTVGVRRVLVVDLTGPTAELDGLPGAQLIASEGGGIRQRLAFDAETTTAAQLLTAVSARAEVRDLSIEEPDIDDVVRRIYESRMPDLRPARIVAPVATAAAARAPLRAPGRPHG, from the coding sequence ATGAGCTTCAGCGTCGAATCCGGCGCGGCCGTCGGCTATATCGGCGCCAACGGCGCCGGCAAGTCCACCACCATCAAGATGCTCACCGGCATCCTGGTCCCGACTGCGGGGACGGTGCACACCTGCGGCCTGGAACCGGTGCGGCAGCGCCGGGAGCTGGCGGGCCGGATCGGGGTGGTGTTCGGCCAGCGCTCACAACTGTGGTGGGATCTGCCGCTGCGCGAATCGTTCACCATCCTCGCCGCGATCCACCGGCTCGAACCCGACGGCGCCCGCAAGCGCACCCACGAACTGGTCGAGCAGCTGGAGATGGCCGAAACCCTCGACACCCCCGTCCGCCAGCTCTCGCTCGGTCAGCGAATGCGCGCGGAAATCGCTGCGGCGCTTCTTCATTCGCCCGAGTTACTGATCCTCGACGAGCCGACCATCGGACTCGACGTACTGTCCAAACAACGACTACGCGAATTCCTCAGCTACGAGCGGATCCAGCGCGGCACCACCCTGTTGCTGACCACCCACGACATGGGCGATATCGAGCGGCTGTGCGAGCGGGTACTGGTCGTGGACCACGGCCGCCTGGTCTACGACGGCACGCTGACCGGACTCGCGCGCACCGTCGGGGTGCGCCGGGTGCTGGTGGTCGACCTCACCGGCCCCACCGCCGAACTCGACGGCCTGCCCGGCGCCCAGCTGATCGCCAGCGAGGGCGGCGGTATCCGGCAGCGGCTGGCGTTCGACGCCGAAACCACCACCGCCGCACAGCTTCTCACCGCGGTATCGGCACGCGCCGAGGTGCGCGATCTGTCCATCGAGGAGCCCGATATCGACGATGTGGTGCGGCGCATCTACGAATCCCGCATGCCGGACCTCCGACCGGCCCGCATCGTCGCGCCCGTGGCCACCGCCGCGGCCGCCCGCGCCCCGCTGCGCGCGCCGGGCCGGCCGCACGGCTGA